In Pseudomonas glycinae, the DNA window CACGACGTCCAACACCATACGCGGGTATAGGGCTTGAACCACATCGACCGAGTAACGCCGCTGCTGAGGTGGCTGTGGCCCATACCAATGTATATTCGCGCTCCTGCCCGCAAACACCGAAACTACGGCGCACCGGATCGCCGAAAAGCGGGCGATCATCAGGTCCCTGAGCAGTCATGAACTCTATTTTTCACCAACCCGACCCTCTCACCTGCTTGCTCGCGCAACCGCGCACGCTGGTGTTCCTGGCGTATCCGCAGATGGGCTTGCTGGACCTGACCGGCGCACAAACCGTGTTCTGGGCCGCGTCCAAGGCCATGGCCGAACGCGGCTTGCCTGGCTACGCGTTGCACACCGCAAGCCTGGACGGCGGATTGATCGCCACCGCCGAAGGGCTGTCGGTCAACACCTTGGCCCTGCGCACCTTTGACGAGACAACCATCGATACGCTGATCGTGCCCGGTGCGCCGAACATCCGTCAGGCCATGCTCGACAATGTTGCGTTGGTCGACTGGCTGCGCGCGGCATCGGCCAAGGCCAGACGCACCGCCTCGGTGTGCAGCGGCACTTTTCTGCTGGCCCAGGCCGGGCTGCTGGAAGGCTTGCGCGCAACCACCCACTGGGGCATGTGCGACATGCTCAAGGGTGGTTTTCCGAGTGTCGATGTCGACCTTGATGCGATCTACATCCAGCAAGGCAACGTCTGGACTTCCGCCGGGGTCACCACCGGAATCGACATGGCGCTGGCGCTGGTCGAGGCCGATTGCGGCCGCGCCGTGGCGTTGAAGGTGGCGCGTGAGCTGGTGGTTTTTCTCAAACGCCCTGGCGGTCAGGCGCAGTTCAGCCAGTTGCTGCAAGCGCAGATCGACGACAGAGGCTGCTTCGAAGAATTGCACCTGTGGATCAGCGAAAACCTCGGCGACCCGCAATTGAGCGTCGAATCGCTGGCCCGACAGGCGCAGATGAGCCCGCGCAATTTCGCGCGGGTCTACAAACGCAAGATCGGCCGCACGCCGGCCAAGGCACTTGAGCTGTTTCGCCTGGAAGCGGCGCGACGAATGCTCGAAGACTCTCAGCGCAACATCGACCAGATCGCGCAGTTGTGCGGGTTTGGCGACGAGGAACGCATGCGCGACACCTTCTACCGTCACCTCTCGGTTTCGCCCCGGGAATACCGCAGCCGGTTCTCGCGCTGACGTCACACAGCGCAATGGCGCCGGGCTCGCAGACGTTCAAATACTGTCGCTATACACACGTATAAGTACGCCGCCGAACCGAGCGGCGTATCGTGCGGCAATGGCGGGCGTCCTCGACGGGCTACCCGAGATCAGCCCTGGTAAAGCAATGTCCCACACCGCTGTTGTATCGGTTGTCGATGATGATGAGTCCGTGCGCATGGCGCTGGACAGCCTGTTGCGCTCGCACGGCTACACCGTGCAGTTGTACCCGAACGCGGAGGCTTTTCTGGCGATGAAGGCGCCGCCCCGCCCCGGCTGCATCATCTCGGACATCCAGATGCCCGGTCTGTCCGGCATCGAGATGTACGATGAGCTGTGCGCCCGAGGCGTGCGCATCCCGATCATTTTCATCACGGGTTACCAGGGGCGTCCGCCAAGGGTCAACGCCGCATTCCCCGAGCCCCTCGCCTATTTCCCTAAACCCTTCCCGTGCGGCGAACTCATCACCTGCATCGCAAGCGCATTCAATCGCGCCGTTTGACGGCCCTCTTTCTATACCTGTGTATACCCCACCCCATACCTAAGCATGTCGGCACTGACCCTATGTAGAAGTGTCTCGCCGCACCTTCCCCGATAGCATCTTCCCCAGCGAATCGAACCGGCTCTGCGGTTGTTCACAACCACCTGCTTCGTGCAGAGCGGCAGACGGTCACGCATGAACGGACAAGCCGTTCAACGACCAGAATTTCCACAGGAGTCATCCGATGAAACAGCACATTTTAGTGATAGGCGCAGGGTTTGGTGGAGTCTGGAGCGCCCTGAGCGCCGCACGTCTGCTGGACCAGCATGATCGTAACGACGTGCAGATCACCGTCCTCGCACCCCAGGCAGAACTGCGCATCCGTCCGCGCTTCTACGAGCCGGATGTCCACAACATGAAGGCGCCGCTGGGTGAACTGTTCGATGCCGTGGGCGTGAAATTCGTCAAAGGCATCGCCGACAGCATCGACACCGCCGGCAAGCAAGTGATCCACAGCGATGCCTTCGGCACACAAAGCACGCTGAGCTATGACCGACTGGTGCTGGCCGCCGGCAGTCGCGTGATTCGCCCACCGCTCAAAGGCATGATCGAACACGCCTTCGATGTCGATCAGATCGAAGAAGCAGCACGCCTCGAAGCCCATATCAAGTCGTTGAAGGACCAGCCGTCGAGCGCTGCGCGTAATACCGTGGTGGTCGCCGGTGGTGGTTTTACCGGGATCGAAACCGCCACCGAAATGCCGGCCCGCCTGCGTGCCGCACTGGGTGACGATGCGCCGATCAGGGTCATCGTGGTGGATCGCGCGCCGCAAATCGCCGCGACTCTGGGTGACGGCATTCGCCCGTCCATTGTCGAAGCGTCCCGAGAGCTGGGCATTGAATGGGTAGTCGACGCCTCGGTCGCCTCGGTGGATGCCGGCGGCGTGACTTTGGCTGACGGCAAACGGATCGAGTCCAACACCGTCATCTGGACCGTTGGCTTCCGCGCCAGCCCGCTCACTGAACAGATTCCGGGCAGCCGTGATCCGCAAGGTCGCCTGCACGTCGACGGTCACCTGAAAGTGCTGGGGCACGTGGATGTCTTCGCTGCCGGCGACGTCGCTTATGCCGCTACGGATGATCTCGGAAACTACGCCGCGATGTCCTGCCAGCATGCGATCAGCCTGGGCCGTTATGCCGGCAACAATGTGGCCGCTGACCTGATCGGTGTCGCGCCGATCACCTACCGCCAGCCCAAGTACGTGACCTGCCTCGACCTCGGTGCCTGGGGCGCGGTGTTCACCGAGGGCTGGGACCGTCAATTGAAACTGGTCGGGCAAGAGGCCAAGGACCTCAAGACCCAGATCAACACCGTGTGGATCTACCCGCCGGCCGCCGATCGTGCAACCGCACTGGCCGCGGCCGACCCATTGATTCCGGTGGCCTGATCACCCGACGGTTCACACTTCCCTATCGCTGCGCATTCCCAGGCGCCCGCCACGTTTTTTTTGGCGGGCGCTTTTTTATGCAGAACTCACAAAGCGTCGGGCGGCAATAAACGGCACTCTAGCGTTGAGTCGATGGCTCCGCTGCCAGAATGTCTTCCAGAAAATCAATGAACACATTGATACGGCTGGAGCCCCGGTGATTGGGCAGATACAACGCATTGATGCAGCAGCTCGCATTACCGGGGTTGACTTCATAACCTTCCAGCAGTCGCGTCAACCGCCCCGCCTCGACATCGGCGCGCACCAGCCAGTCGGCCAGCAGGGCCACACCGCGCCCTGCCACCGCCGCTTCGCGCAGGATGTCGGCGTTGTTGCTTTGCAGGCGGCCATGCACATTGAGCTGGATGGTTTCCTCGTCGCCCTGGAACGTCCAGTGCTGGTGCGCAGCGCCGTAGTCGAAGCGCAGGCATTGATGCTCGAGCAAGTCTCGCGGATGCGCCGGCACAGCGTGACGGCTCAGATAATCCGGACTCGCCACAATCCAGCGCTGGAATCCGCCGACGCGCTTGCTGACGATATCGTCACTGACCACCGATGATCCCAGTCGCACCGAGACATCGATCTGCTCGCTCAGCAGATCGCTGACCTGATCGCTCAACGACACACTGATTTCAAGCCCCGGATGGCGGTCGAGCAATATCCCCAGTTGCGGTGCAATGATCTGTCGGCCGAATTCCACCGGAACACTGATGCGCAGGCGTCCCTGCGCCTCGCTGCCACGGTCGGCGACCACCGCGTCGGCCTCATCGATGGCATCGAGAATGGCCACCGCTTTCTCGAAATAGGTTTGGCCGGCGACCGTCACGCTGGTGTTGCGTGTCGTGCGGTTGAGCAGGCTGGCGCCCAACTCGTGTTCCAGCCCCGCCACCTGGCGCGTCACTGAAGAGGTGGAGATGCCGAGTTTGCGCGCCGCCGAGGAATAACCACCGCAACGGACGGTTTCAACGAACATCTTCAGTGCCAGCAACTTGTCCATAAGTGGAGCCCGATCGAAAGGAAACGGTGATGATTGTGCATCACCGTTCGCCGATCGTCTTGTAAGACCGTGCTTCATCGGACTCAGCGGTGCCTGAGGTTCAGGCATCGGCCTTGCGGCTCAGGAACAGCGCCAGAGCCAGGGCCGGCAGCAACGCCACGGTCACGGCGGACAGGTTCCAGCCGAAATGCTCGTAGAGCGGACTGGCGACCAGCGATCCCAGGGCGCCGCCGACAAAAATGCTGGTCATGTACACGGCATTCAGGCGGGCCCGGCTGTGCGGATCGATGGCGTACACCTCGCGCTGGCCCAGCACCATGTTCAGCTGCACGGCGAAATCCAGCAGCACCGCGCAAACCACCAGCCAGACATAGCCGCTGCCCGGCAGCGCGGCGATCAGCAACGAGGCTGGCGCCAGCAACAGTGCAACGAGCGTCCCGCGCCGACCGTGCCCGGCATCGGCCAGGCGCCCGGCAATCGGCGCTGCGACCGCGCCGACAGCGCCAACCAATGCAAATATCGCCACCTGTGCCTGACTGAAACCGTGGTGCCGCATCAGCTCGATCGGTGCGAGGGTCCAGAACAGGCTGAAGCTGGCGAACAGCAAGCCCTGATACAGCGAACGCTGACGCAGAACCGCGTGCCGACGGGCCAGCGCAAACACCGAGCCGATCAGCGCCACATACGTCGCCTGATGGCTCGGGACGCGGCGCGGCAAGGCAATCGCCATGATCAGGGCGATGACAGCCATCAGTGCCGCCGCGCTGAAAAACACCCCGCGCCAGCCGAACACTTCCACCAGCAGACTCGACAATGGCCGCGACAGCAGAATGCCCAGCAACAGGCCACTCATGATGTTGCCCACCACCCGCCCACGGGTTGCCTCGGGCGCCAGATGCGCGGCCAACGGCACCAGAATCTGCACCGCCACCGAAGTCAGGCCGATCAGCAACGACAGGATAAGGAACATCGACGGCGAGTGCGTCAGGCCGGCGCACAACAGCGTCACGCTCGCCGCCAGGGTAAACCCGACCACCAGCCGACGGTTTTCCATCAGGTCGGCCAGCGGCACCAGCAACAGCAGGCCCAATGCGTAACCGAACTGCGTGAGGGAAACGATCAGACTGGCATTGGCGCTGGACAGGCCGATCTGCGGCGCGATCAGTTCGACGATCGGCTGAGCGTAATAAAGGTTGGCAACGACCGCGCCGCAGCAGAATGCCAGGAACGCGACCATCAGGCCGGAAAGAGAAGCGGATGGTTCGGCCTTGGCCGCCGCTGCCGGATTGCCCGTGAGCATGATGACACCTCGATGAGTTTGGAAAAGTGACGCCAAGGCTAAGGGTCGCGCAGGCCTTCGAGTATCCATCCCAAAGGCAATTGAGTGATGCGCCAAATGCAACGACCCTCGGCGTTGCACTTGGCGCAACGTGCTATTGCGCGGTCCGGCAATACCCGGACGGATGCACCTTCTCTACCCTTGGGCACCTGGCGCAGGGCTTTGCATCGGCGCCCTTCCCCGGTCGTTCAAGGAGTTGTCGAAGATGCCAAATCCGTCCCTCACGCCCACCGCGTGCCTCTTGGGCAGCCGCTCATGAACGGTCATTTCATGAGATCCAGAGCGCTGTTGATCAGCGCAGCAGCCCTCGCGTCGATCGGGGCAATCGCGGCCCTGGCGCTGATGTGGCGGCCGGCAATTGCGCCGGTCGAGCGCCCGCAAACCTTCGACTCCGTGCAACGGCAACGCGGCGCACGAGTGGTCGAGGCTGGCGACTGTGCGGTGTGTCATACGCGTCCCGGCGGCCAATACCTGGCCGGCGGACTGCCGCTGGTGACGCCATTCGGCACCCTCTACAGCACCAACATCACTCCGGATCCACAGACCGGCATCGGCCAATGGTCGCTGCCGGCCTTCGAGCGGGCGATGCGTGAAGGTATCTCCCGCGACGGCCACTTCCTGTACCCGGCCTTCCCTTACGTTCATTACCAACGCATGAGCCAAGACGACATCGCCGACGCCTATGCGTACCTGATGAGCGGCCCGGCCGTGGACTCGCCGCCACAACAGAACCGCATGAACTTCCCGATGAACATCCGGCCTCTGGTGTCGTTCTGGAACCTGCTGTTCCTGCATGGAAAACCGCTGACGCCGCTGGCGGAGCAATCGCAGGCGTGGAATCGCGGACGCTACCTGGTCGAGGGGCCCGGTCACTGCGCGGGCTGTCATTCGCCGTTGAACCTGATCGGCGCCGAGAAATCCGGCGAAAACCTGGCCGGCGGCAGCGTGGATGGCTGGGACGCGCCGTCACTGCTGGGCATGGCGCACCGGGCAAACCCGTGGAGTAGCGAGCAACTGGTGAGTTACCTGCGGGCCGAAGTGGTCGACGGACACGGCACGGCGGCGGGCCCGATGCGCCCGGTCAGTCTCAGTCTGGCGCGCTTGCCCGCAGAAGATGCCCAGGCGATTGCCGAATACCTGCTGAGTCTGCCGGCGAAAACCGCGATCAACGAAATTCCGAGCGCCAGCGCTGAACCTGCGGATCGATCCTCTGGCGCGCTGCTGTTCGCCAGTGCCTGCGCCGGCTGCCATGCCCAAGGCGCGCCGATGCGTGACATCGACGGACGCCCGGCACTGGATCGCACCTCGGCGCTGCAGGCCGCCAGCCCGCGCAACTTTGTGAAAACCGTACTCGAAGGCATCCCGGCAGAACCCGGCCAGCCGGGGCCGGTGATGCCCTCGTTCGCCGCCAGCCTCGACAACGCTCAACTCGACGCCCTGGCCGTCTACCTGCGCCATCAGGCCAGCCCCGATCAACCGTGGACCGACCTTTCCGCCACCCTCGAAGCGCTACGTCAGGAGACGAAATGACTCAGATCACCCTCAACGTCAACGGATCTTCCCGGGCCCTCGAGCTGGAACCCGACATGCCGCTGCTCTATGCGCTGCGCAATCACTTGGGCCTGAACGGCGCCAAGTACGGGTGTGGCCTGGGCCAATGCGGCGCCTGCACCGTCATCGTCGATGACCAACCGGTGTTTTCCTGCCTGACACCCTGCGCGGGTCTTGAGGGCAAAAAGGTGCGGACGGTCGAGAGCCTGGGCACGGCCGAACGCCCCGGCACTCTGCAGCAAGCATTCATCGACAAACAGGCCGCTCAATGCGGTTACTGCATCGCCGGCATGTTGATGCGTGCGCAGGCACTGCTGGAAAGCAATCCGCATCCCGACGAACAGACCATTCGCGAACACATGGCAGGCAACCTGTGCCGCTGTGGCACGCATTTGCGCATCATTGAGGCGATCAGCGTTGTCTCCCGGCAAAACGGGGGTGCGCAATGACAGCGATCAGCGAGGTTGATCAAAGTCGCCGTGCTTTTCTGCGCGGCGGCGCTCTGCTCGTGGCGTTCGCTCTGGTGCCGGTCTCGCGCCGCGCCCTGGCTGACACCGAAGTCGATACCCTCGGCACGGTCGTGCTGGCGCCGGACCTGCCCGGCAGCCTGCGCACCAACCCCTGGCTCGATGCCTGGATCCGCGTCGGCCACGACGGCATCACCGTCTACACCGGCAAGGTCGAACTGGGCACCGGGGTCAAAACCGCGTTACTGCAAATTGCCGCTGAACGGCTGGAGGTCGCCCCGACCGCGATCAACCTGCTCACCGCCGACACCGCACTGACGCCAAACGAAGGCTACACCGCTGGCAGCCACACGATTTTCGACAGCGGCACCGCGCTGTTCAACGCGGCGGCACAAGTGCGCGAGATGCTGCTGGAATCGGCCGGGCGCAGCTGGAACGTTGCGCCGGCACTGCTGACGACTCGCGACGGCATCATTCTCGGCCCGACCGGGCAACGCATGTCCTACGCCGACGCCGTGCAGCAGGTCGATCTGCACCGCTATGCAACGTCCGAGTCACCCTCGATGCCGCCGGCGTCATTCAAGCTCATCGGCCATTCGCTGCCACGCCTGGATATCCCGGGCAAAGTCAGCGGCGGCGCCGCGTTCGTGCAGGACATTCGCCTGCCGGGCATGCTCCACGCCCGGGTCATCCGCCCGCCGCGCCCCGGCTGCACACTGCAAACCATCGATATTGAATCGTTCAAGACGCTGTCCGGGGTGGTGCAGGTGATTCGCGACGGCAATTATCTGGCCGTGGTGGCGCGGGACGAATGGCAGGCGATCAAAGCCATGCGTCATGGATACGCCTCGGCGCGCTGGAGCGGCGGACAGGCGATTCCCGAATCGCGCGACATCCACACCTTGCTCAAACACCTGCCCTCGCGTCGCTATCCGATCAGCCATGAAGGCACCCCACAAGGCGCGACCGACAACGAATATCGCGCCCGGGTGACCAAGCAATACCTGATGCACGGTTCGATCGGCCCGTCCTGCGCCGTGGCCTGGTTCAAGGACGGCACCCTCACCGTCTGGACTCACACCCAGGGCGTGTATCCGCTGCGCGCCGGAATCGCCGAGATGCTGCGGCTGCCACCCGAGCGCGTGCGCTGCATCCACACCGAAGGCTCCGGCTGTTACGGCCACAACGGCGCGGACGATGCAGCAGCCGACGCGGCGTTGATTGCTATGCGCGTACCGGGCACGCCGGTGCGGGTGCAATGGATGCGCGAGCAGGAAAACCTCTGGGAGCCCTACAGCTCGGCGATGGTCAGCGAGGTGCAAGCCAACCTTGACGCTCAAGGTCGGCTGCAGGACTGGAACTATGAGCTGTGGACCACGCCGCACAACGAACGCATCGTCAACGCCGGGCGCTTGCTGCCCGCACGCCTGCTGGCCCGGCCGTTCGCTTCCGCACCGTCGGTGCCGATCGCCCAGCCTGAAGGCGATGGCGATCGCAACGCGGTGCCGCTGTACACCGTGGCCTCCTCGCGGATCGACATGAACTTCGTCACCGAGATGCCGTTCCGCACTTCAGCCATGCGCTCGCTCGGCGCGCACATCAACGTCTTCGCCATCGAAGCCTGTATTGACGAGCTGGCCGCCAAGGCCGCAGTCGATCCGGTTGCCCTGCGCCTGGCACACCTGACCGACCCTCGGGCACGGGCGGTGGTGGAAAAGGTTCGCGATGCCGTCGGCTGGCCGCAAAAAAGCAGTGAACCCGGCGCAGGCCTTGGCTTTGCGTTCGCGCGCTACAAAAACATCATGGGCTACTGCGCCATCGCCGTGCGTCTGCGGGTGCATCCGCAGACCGGCGAAGTGCAGATTGACCACGTCGTCACCGCAGTGGACGTGGGGCAGATCGTCAGTCCCGATGGCCTGCGCAACCAGGTCGAGGGCGGGATCGTGCAGTCCACCAGCTGGACGCTGTATGAAAAGGTCGCCTATGACGCCGGCGGCATCCGCAGCTACGACTGGAGCGGCTACCCGATCCTGCGTTTCTCGCAACTCCCCAAAAAGGTCGACGTTCACCTGCTCGACCAGCCGGGGCAACCGTTTCTGGGCGCCGCCGAAATCGTCCAGGGCCCCATGGCAGCCGCCATCGGCAATGCCGTGGCGAACGCCACCGGACGACGCTGGCTGAACCTGCCCCTGACCCGCTCGCAACAGCCTTCCTGAACCGCGCCACGTTGCATTTCACGCAATGCAGCGTGGCGTCGCGTGTGGATTATCAAGCACCGGACAGCCGCTTAACGTAGGGCCATCCGGTGCCGGCCCCAACGCCCGACACCGTCCACCGACCTTTTTCGAAGACTGGAGAACCCCCATGACACAACAACTGTTCCGTCCCATTACCCTCGGCCCCTACACACTTCCCCACCGGGTGGCGATGGCGCCGTTGACCCGCTCCCGTGCCGGCCAACCGGGCGACATCCCGACGTCCATGAACGCCGAGTACTACCGCCAGCGGGCGAGCGCCGCGCTGATCATCACCGAGGCAACGCAGATTTCCCGTCAGGGCCAGGGTTATGCGTGGACGCCTGGCATCTACAACGATGAACAAGTGCAAGCCTGGCGTGAAGTCAGCCGCCAGGTACACGAGGCCGGCGGGTTGATCTTCATGCAACTGTGGCATGTGGGCCGCGTATCGCACCCAAGCTTTCAACCGGACAACGCACTGCCGGTGGCGCCGAGCGCATTGCCTGTACCGGGCAAGACTTTCATCATCGATGCCGAGGGCAACGGTGTCTGGGGTGACGTGCCAGTGCCGCGCGCACTGCAGGTTTCGGAAATCGCCGACATCATCAACGACTACCGCCGCGCCGCACGCAATGCGCTGAACGCCGGGATGGATGGCGTGGAAATTCACGCCGGCAACGGCTATCTGCTGGATCAGTTCATCAACAGCAACAGCAACCAGCGCACTGACGGTTATGGCGGCACCCTGGAAAACCGTGCGCGCCTGTTACTCGAAGTGGTGGCGGCCGTGGTCGACGAAGTCGGTGCCGACCGTGTCGGCGTGCGCCTGACCCCGATGGGCCGTTTCATGGGCATGGGCGATGAATCGCCCGAGGCCACATTCGGCTACATCGTGCGCTCGTTGAACCGCTGGAAGCTGGCCTACCTGCACCTGGTCGAGCCGGCCGTGGTCGGCACCGTCAAGGATGAAAATTTCGACCCGCGCTGGGACGCCATCATCGCTCAGTTGCGTGATGCGTGGGGTGGCGTGCTGATGATCGCCGGCGGCTACGACCCCGAATCGGCGGAACGGGCGCTGGCCGACGGTCGCGCCGACATCATCGCGTTCGGCCGACCGTTTCTGGCCAACCCCGATCTGCCTCGGCGAATCCGCGAAGGCCTGGCGCTCAACGCACCAGACCCGAGCACGTTCTTTGGGGGCGATCAGCGTGGCTATACCGACTACCCGGTTTACGCCCACTGATACGCTGAACAGCGGACGCAAAAAGGCCTGCCACATCGGCAGGCCTTTTCGTTTCAGCGAACGTTATTGCTTGAGAATCAGCAGCGGCTCGCCCTTCTTCACAATGTAAGTCGCCAGTTCCGAGCCCTTCTCGTTGCCGACGTTCTTGGCGATATGCGCCACACCCGCCGGGATGAACAGTGAATCACCCGCCTTGAGCGTCACCGGTGCCTGGCCTTCCAGTCGGTATTCGAACGTACCGCTGATCACGTAAGCCACTTCTACACCCGGATGCGCGTGGTTAGGTGACGTGACGCCCGGCTCAAAGTCGACGCGGGCCTGGATCACTTCGCGATCCGCCGCACCCAGGTCCTGACGAACCAGATCGGTGCGGCTCAGGCCTTGTTGCCAGCTCTTCGCCGGGGCGGCGGATGGGGTGTCAGCCGCGTGGGCGAGGCCGGTCAGCGAAACGAGTACGGCGGCAGCGGTCATCAGAAGTGTGCGGCGCATGGTGTTGTCCTCTTGGAAGTCGTGGTGTGTTGGCACCTACTTTGGGCGAGGCCTGTATGCGGGATGTGTCCTGATGACGGGTTTTGTTACCCGACTGTATACGGCGCTGGAATGGATACACGTTCATACAAACGGGCTTGCAGTCAGGCGCCCGACTCCGGATCGCTCGCCGGCAGGCCACGCGCTTCTTTGTCTTCATCATCCTTGGCGCTGCTCTGCGGATCGGCGTCGGCGCTTCCCGAGCCGTTGCCGTCCTGCGGATGCTCAGAACCCACCGAATTGTTGGCCGCCACATCGCTCATGTCTTCTTCCAGTGGCGCTTCGTCGTCCGGCGGCAAGGGGACTGGCGACTCGTCTTTGCGCGGATCATGGCCGGTTTCGTTGTCGGTGGTACGCGTCACGGCCTGTTGTGACAGGTTGCCGGGTGCATTTTCATCAATGTCCATGGGCTTCTCCGTTCTGCTGCGGGATAGGGGTACCTGAACGTGTGAAACAAGCGCGTGCGGGTTAGTGCCCGGCATTGGACGAATGGCACGCCGGTTGCCGAATGCCCCAGCGCTTCTATAGTGAAGGGGTTCATGCCCTCCTCCCGTCGAGCGCCCCATGGCCAGCACCGATCAACTGATCATCTGCGAGCATTGCGACTGCGTGTACGAAAAAGTCGCGCTGGCCAGACACCAGAAGACCCTCTGCGTGCGCTGCGGTGGCGTGCTCCAGCGCTACAACAACCTGAGCGTGGAGCAGCGGCTGGCCCTGAGCTTCACCGCGGCGATGCTGTGGCTGTTCGCCAATTTCTACCCGGTGATGAGCATCAGCATGAAGGGCCTGAAAAACAGCGCGACCCTGTGGGATTCAGTGCTGGCCCTGAGTCAGGGGCCGATCACCTTCATGGCGATGGTCGCGGCGATCTCGATCATCATCGCCCCGGCCTTTCAACTAGTGCTGTTGATCTGGGTCTTGAGCTTCGCCCTCGCCTCGCGCCGTTCACCGGGGTTCAAGCTGTGCATGCGCTGGCTGGAAACACTGCGGCCGTGGAGCATGCTCGAAGTCTGCCTGCTCGGCGCAATGGTCGCGGTGTTCAAACTGGCGGGCATGCTCGACGTCATTCCCGGCATCGGCCTGTTTGCCCTGGCCGTGCTCAGCCTGTTGCTGATCCGCATCGCCGGGCGCGATGTGCGCGAACTGTGGGACATCCTATGAAACGACCACCAACTGCCAGCGAACTCAACCTCTGCCTGTGCCACAGCTGCGGGCTGGCCTGCGACATGACCGGCGAACCACACCAATGCCCGCGCTGCGACGCCCCGCTGCATCGGCGCAAGACCAACTCACTGACCCGCACCTGGGCCTACATGTTCGCCGCGCTGGCGTTTTACGTGCCGGCCAATCTGCTGCCGGTGATGAACAC includes these proteins:
- a CDS encoding GlxA family transcriptional regulator; amino-acid sequence: MNSIFHQPDPLTCLLAQPRTLVFLAYPQMGLLDLTGAQTVFWAASKAMAERGLPGYALHTASLDGGLIATAEGLSVNTLALRTFDETTIDTLIVPGAPNIRQAMLDNVALVDWLRAASAKARRTASVCSGTFLLAQAGLLEGLRATTHWGMCDMLKGGFPSVDVDLDAIYIQQGNVWTSAGVTTGIDMALALVEADCGRAVALKVARELVVFLKRPGGQAQFSQLLQAQIDDRGCFEELHLWISENLGDPQLSVESLARQAQMSPRNFARVYKRKIGRTPAKALELFRLEAARRMLEDSQRNIDQIAQLCGFGDEERMRDTFYRHLSVSPREYRSRFSR
- a CDS encoding response regulator transcription factor; this encodes MSHTAVVSVVDDDESVRMALDSLLRSHGYTVQLYPNAEAFLAMKAPPRPGCIISDIQMPGLSGIEMYDELCARGVRIPIIFITGYQGRPPRVNAAFPEPLAYFPKPFPCGELITCIASAFNRAV
- a CDS encoding NAD(P)/FAD-dependent oxidoreductase, which encodes MKQHILVIGAGFGGVWSALSAARLLDQHDRNDVQITVLAPQAELRIRPRFYEPDVHNMKAPLGELFDAVGVKFVKGIADSIDTAGKQVIHSDAFGTQSTLSYDRLVLAAGSRVIRPPLKGMIEHAFDVDQIEEAARLEAHIKSLKDQPSSAARNTVVVAGGGFTGIETATEMPARLRAALGDDAPIRVIVVDRAPQIAATLGDGIRPSIVEASRELGIEWVVDASVASVDAGGVTLADGKRIESNTVIWTVGFRASPLTEQIPGSRDPQGRLHVDGHLKVLGHVDVFAAGDVAYAATDDLGNYAAMSCQHAISLGRYAGNNVAADLIGVAPITYRQPKYVTCLDLGAWGAVFTEGWDRQLKLVGQEAKDLKTQINTVWIYPPAADRATALAAADPLIPVA
- a CDS encoding LysR family transcriptional regulator; translation: MDKLLALKMFVETVRCGGYSSAARKLGISTSSVTRQVAGLEHELGASLLNRTTRNTSVTVAGQTYFEKAVAILDAIDEADAVVADRGSEAQGRLRISVPVEFGRQIIAPQLGILLDRHPGLEISVSLSDQVSDLLSEQIDVSVRLGSSVVSDDIVSKRVGGFQRWIVASPDYLSRHAVPAHPRDLLEHQCLRFDYGAAHQHWTFQGDEETIQLNVHGRLQSNNADILREAAVAGRGVALLADWLVRADVEAGRLTRLLEGYEVNPGNASCCINALYLPNHRGSSRINVFIDFLEDILAAEPSTQR
- a CDS encoding MFS transporter; this translates as MLTGNPAAAAKAEPSASLSGLMVAFLAFCCGAVVANLYYAQPIVELIAPQIGLSSANASLIVSLTQFGYALGLLLLVPLADLMENRRLVVGFTLAASVTLLCAGLTHSPSMFLILSLLIGLTSVAVQILVPLAAHLAPEATRGRVVGNIMSGLLLGILLSRPLSSLLVEVFGWRGVFFSAAALMAVIALIMAIALPRRVPSHQATYVALIGSVFALARRHAVLRQRSLYQGLLFASFSLFWTLAPIELMRHHGFSQAQVAIFALVGAVGAVAAPIAGRLADAGHGRRGTLVALLLAPASLLIAALPGSGYVWLVVCAVLLDFAVQLNMVLGQREVYAIDPHSRARLNAVYMTSIFVGGALGSLVASPLYEHFGWNLSAVTVALLPALALALFLSRKADA
- a CDS encoding c-type cytochrome, which gives rise to MRSRALLISAAALASIGAIAALALMWRPAIAPVERPQTFDSVQRQRGARVVEAGDCAVCHTRPGGQYLAGGLPLVTPFGTLYSTNITPDPQTGIGQWSLPAFERAMREGISRDGHFLYPAFPYVHYQRMSQDDIADAYAYLMSGPAVDSPPQQNRMNFPMNIRPLVSFWNLLFLHGKPLTPLAEQSQAWNRGRYLVEGPGHCAGCHSPLNLIGAEKSGENLAGGSVDGWDAPSLLGMAHRANPWSSEQLVSYLRAEVVDGHGTAAGPMRPVSLSLARLPAEDAQAIAEYLLSLPAKTAINEIPSASAEPADRSSGALLFASACAGCHAQGAPMRDIDGRPALDRTSALQAASPRNFVKTVLEGIPAEPGQPGPVMPSFAASLDNAQLDALAVYLRHQASPDQPWTDLSATLEALRQETK
- a CDS encoding (2Fe-2S)-binding protein, producing the protein MTQITLNVNGSSRALELEPDMPLLYALRNHLGLNGAKYGCGLGQCGACTVIVDDQPVFSCLTPCAGLEGKKVRTVESLGTAERPGTLQQAFIDKQAAQCGYCIAGMLMRAQALLESNPHPDEQTIREHMAGNLCRCGTHLRIIEAISVVSRQNGGAQ